From Ipomoea triloba cultivar NCNSP0323 chromosome 5, ASM357664v1, the proteins below share one genomic window:
- the LOC116020463 gene encoding ATP-dependent DNA helicase PIF1-like, with protein MPIPILEESWNHNNRLLCDELGYDRDALLIESGRLESQLTDEQSLVYNTILNDVQEQKGGFFFVYGYGGTGKTFVWKALSAKIRSQGKVVLNVASSGIASLLLPGGRTAHSRFAIPIAVTEDSTCNISQGSYLAQLLITAKLIIWDEAPMMHKHCFECLDRTLKDLMRVQDCNSGSKTFGGKTMVLRGDFRQILPVVPKGSRQDIVSATINSSYLWGSCQVLRLTKNLRLNTHEQGANIEDIKDFAQWLAQIGDGILGGPNDGYAKVKIPQEMLLPSTGDNIAIIVDNIFPMFKEGCCHQEYMESRAILAPTLDVVNAVNEYMTDLHVAESRTYLSCDTVCKADSNNGILSDMHTPEFLNGLKASGIPNHALTLKVGSPVMLLRNIDHAMGLCNGTRLIITRLSEHVIEAKIVAGHNAGQIVLIPRMSMTPTNTRLPFNFQRRQFPLVLAYAMTINKSQGQTLKHVGLLLKKPVFVHGQLYVAASRVSNPKGFRILISNDDA; from the coding sequence ATGCCAATTCCAATTCTTGAAGAATCTTGGAACCACAACAATCGTTTGTTGTGTGATGAGCTTGGATATGATCGGGATGCTCTACTTATAGAGAGCGGCAGGTTAGAAAGTCAATTAACTGATGAGCAATCTTTGGTGTACAACACGATCCTAAATGATGTACAAGAACAGAAGGGcggctttttctttgtttatggaTATGGCGGCACCGGAAAGACATTTGTTTGGAAAGCACTCTCTGCAAAAATAAGGTCACAAGGAAAAGTGGTCCTTAATGTTGCATCTAGCGGTATTGCTTCTTTGCTCTTGCCAGGCGGTCGGACAGCTCACTCGCGGTTTGCTATACCTATTGCCGTTACAGAAGACTCGACATGCAACATATCTCAAGGTAGCTATCTTGCCCAACTATTGATAACTGCAAAGCTTATAATATGGGACgaagcaccaatgatgcacaaacattgcTTCGAATGTCTAGATAGAACTTTGAAAGATCTTATGCGGGTCCAAGATTGCAATAGTGGTAGTAAGACATTTGGTGGTAAAACGATGGTATTAAGAGGTGATTTTAGACAAATACTACCGGTTGTGCCGAAAGGATCAAGGCAAGATATTGTTTCTGCAACAATAAACTCTTCTTACTTGTGGGGATCATGTCAAGTCTTGAGGTTAACAAAGAATCTTCGCCTAAATACACATGAACAAGGTGCTAATATTGAGGATATTAAAGATTTTGCCCAGTGGTTGGCCCAAATCGGCGATGGTATCTTGGGAGGCCCTAATGACGGCTATGCCAAAGTTAAAATTCCTCAAGAAATGTTGTTGCCATCGACAGGGGACAACATAGCAATTATTGTGGATAATATTTTTCCAATGTTCAAAGAAGGGTGTTGTCACCAAGAGTACATGGAGAGTCGTGCGATATTAGCCCCCACGCTAGATGTTGTGAATGCAGTGAATGAATATATGACAGATCTCCATGTTGCTGAAAGCCGGACATACCTAAGTTGCGACACGGTGTGTAAGGCGGATTCAAATAATGGCATCCTATCGGATATGCACACTCCAGAATTCCTTAATGGATTAAAAGCATCTGGCATTCCTAATCATGCTTTAACTCTTAAAGTGGGATCTCCAGTcatgttgttgagaaatatagaTCACGCAATGGGACTTTGCAATGGCACAAGGCTTATTATCACTAGATTATCAGAGCATGTTATCGAGGCAAAAATTGTCGCTGGTCATAACGCTGGACAAATCGTCTTGATACCAAGGATGTCAATGACGCCAACAAATACAAGGCTTCCATTCAattttcaaagaagacaatttccgTTAGTGTTGGCATATGCGATGACCATTAACAAAAGCCAGGGTCAAACATTAAAGCATGTTGGGTTACTCTTAAAGAAACCTGTTTTTGTTCATGGCCAATTATATGTTGCTGCTTCACGTGTTAGTAACCCTAAAGGGTTTAGAATCTTAATATCAAATGATGATGCATAG
- the LOC116020464 gene encoding uncharacterized protein LOC116020464, translating into MDACYARGLLDDDREYIDAINEASLWSTATAMRKLFVVLLTSNLVNRPENVWCQVWHHLAEDVLFNRRRLFSNDESWNHNNRLLCDELGYDRDALLIESGRLESQLTDEQSLVYNTILNDVQEQKGGFFFVYGYGGTGKTFVWKALSAKIRSQGKVVLNVASSGIASLLLPGGRTAHSRFAIPIAVTEDSTCNISQGSYLAQLLITAKLIIWDEAPMMHKHCFECLDRTLKDLMRVQDCNSGSKTFGGKTMVLRGDFRQILPVVPKGSRQDIVSATINSSYLWGSCQVLRLTKNLRLNTDEQGANIEDIXLWMHAMQEGF; encoded by the exons ATGGATGCATGCTATGCAAGAGGGCTTTTAGATGATGACAGAGAATACATAGATGCAATCAATGAAGCAAGTCTTTGGTCTACTGCAACAGCAATGAGAAAACTTTTTGTAGTCTTATTAACATCCAACTTGGTTAACCGGCCCGAAAACGTATGGTGTCAAGTATGGCATCACTTGGCAGAGGACGTACTATTTAATAGGCGGAGGTTATTCTCCAATGATG AATCTTGGAACCACAACAATCGTTTGTTGTGTGATGAGCTTGGATATGATCGGGATGCTCTACTTATAGAGAGCGGCAGGTTAGAAAGTCAATTAACTGATGAGCAATCTTTGGTGTACAACACGATCCTAAATGATGTACAAGAACAGAAGGGcggctttttctttgtttatggaTATGGCGGCACCGGAAAGACATTTGTTTGGAAAGCACTCTCTGCAAAAATAAGGTCACAAGGAAAAGTGGTCCTTAATGTTGCATCTAGCGGTATTGCTTCTTTGCTCTTGCCAGGCGGTCGGACAGCTCACTCGCGGTTTGCTATACCTATTGCCGTTACAGAAGACTCGACATGCAACATATCTCAAGGTAGCTATCTTGCCCAACTATTGATAACTGCAAAGCTTATAATATGGGACgaagcaccaatgatgcacaaacattgcTTCGAATGTCTAGATAGAACTTTGAAAGATCTTATGCGGGTCCAAGATTGCAATAGTGGTAGTAAGACATTTGGTGGTAAAACGATGGTATTAAGAGGTGATTTTAGACAAATACTACCGGTTGTGCCGAAAGGATCAAGGCAAGATATTGTTTCTGCAACAATAAACTCTTCTTACTTGTGGGGATCATGTCAAGTCTTGAGGTTAACAAAGAATCTTCGCCTAAATACAGATGAACAAGGTGCTAATATTGAGGATATTANTTTATGGATGCATGCTATGCAAGAGGGCTTTTAG